The genomic stretch CAGTTGGTCCAATAGTTAGGTATTACATCTATTATCTTCTTTGTGTCTTTTATACTTTTATGGCCATAACCCAACttctatcatttaaaaaaattatttctggacCCATACTTATAATATACTATAGAACTATCCTAGGtacttttaaatacttgtttttaactaAGAAAATCCACCACATCATTACAAACCTATCAAGTCTCTTCATAAATTATGTTGATTGAATGATCTGTTTTTTAACACACAAGCACCCAACCCTTTCTTGAAATAAACCACTTGGAAGCAATCATACAGCCAAGCTACCATTGGAGAGGTATGACGAAGTGTAGATGTGTGGTACTACCTTACCTGTTACCTACCTTACATACCTTACAAGGAGGCCAGCCTGGGACTTTCCAGTTCTCGcaggtttcctcctcctctgtgcaGCAGGACTGGTGGAGTTTGCAATCTGCTGGCCCCACCTTGTGGAGGACTTCATCTGAAATGAGCTACATTAACGGCAGAATTATAATCCTGGCAGCTGCATGAATACTTGGTTTCCAGAGGGTCTCATTTTGAACCCACGGGTCACCTGCTTACCGTATAGCCAGACCAGTCTCTCACGCAGACTGAAGACATATTCACGGCTCGCCTTTTGGAAACTCCGAGAGGAAGAAGGAGCTGAAGCTGACAGGAGCTCTCGGTGCTGTGAATTTATTTGCATGCCACCTTTGAAGAGCTCTCCTCAGACTCGGGAAACCTTTCAAGCAAATCTTTTAGTCCGGGCCCAGTGCGCTGATGTGCGTGGGCCCTCTCACGCTGCTGTGCTCCTCTTGCCGCTCCTCCCAATGGCGAGCCCTCGCGTAGCTGGAGGATGACTTTGAGAGAGCTCGGTGAGGGGCAGAAATGACAGTGCttcagcgcggggggggggctcaAGGCTCTGCCCAAAAGTGCCCCTTGAAGGGGGCTTTGACAGCCTCTGCACACGCCGTGAGAATGTGTTTTAGTGTAGGTGCACACGCGAGCTCGTGTATGGCAGCGTGTCTTAGCTACGGTACATAGCTGTGGTACACCACGTACGTCTTAATGCGGGCAcacagtgtgtgcgtgtgtccgTGCCTGTGTCCCGAGGGGGCAGACCCGCGAGGGTGCCCGCCcccgggcgggacggggcggggcggccgggccatGGCGCGGGTGCTGGTGGTGGGCGCGGGGCTGACGGGCAGTGCCTGCGCGGCGCGGCTGCGGGGGATGGCGCCGGGCCGCCTCGAGGTGTGGGACAAGGCCCGCGGCGCAGGTGGGGCCGCGACGGGACGGGGGGGCGGGCGgacagggggagggggagggggagggggagggggaggcgcgcgcgggcgcgcgcccgcTGCTAGGCGGCGCGTCACGTCACGGGGCGCCGCCTGACTGGCTGTCGCGCAGGGGGCCGCATGAGCACGAGCCGCAGCGCGCGGGACGCCGCCTGCACCGCCGACCTGGGCGCGCAGTACCTTACGCTGGAGACGGGGCGCGCAGGCCCGCGCCGCAGGTGAGCGCAGCGCCcccgcgcccctccccccgcccgggcgggcgggcgcgcgctggTAACGGGTGGCGGTTGGCGGGTGGCTGGGCGCGCGGCCGAGTCGCCGCGCCGTTGGGGGAGCGCGCGCCTCAGGGGGGCTTCTGGCCCCGCGGCGTCGCCGAGGGAAGGGGCGCGGGGCCTGTCGCCCCTGGCGTATCGGAGTAGCCCCATCCCCGAAAGATTCGGCGTCTTCCTCTGAGTAAAATAAAAGCTTGCTTCAGATCTAAAGAGTTGCCTCCTTGGCACAAGCGCGTGTCTGTGGAAACCTGGAAGGTGTTCGCCTGCAGGCGCCCATAGTTCCATTGCCACGGTGATATTTGGCCTATGAATGCCTGCACCCTGCTTCTGTCACCCTGACCTCGCTTTATCCTGTTCTCCCAGATGTGTATCTGGCTGTGGAGAGCTCTGCTTATTTAACATAGCGAGGTCTGGGCGGGATGCCTGCAGCAGTGCGCagcctggatgaagtgctgcagaGTCTGTTGTCCTCCTGGGGCTGACTGCCACCGATTGACTGACTGATTGTGGGATGATTTTTGCCCCCAGCTGTCCCTCAGTTTGCTTTCGTTCGCTGTTCTTGTTCTCACATTTGAGATTCCTTCATATCTGCACATCAAGCTCCTGGCTGAACATAACCTTTTTTCTGTCCCTGCCCTTGGCAGCAGGGAACACAGTTGAGAAAGTCAAGGACAAAGCAGGTGACAGTGGGCGGGGAGATCATTTTTGGTCAGACAGGTTCAGTTGTGAAACAGCCTTCCCAAAAATATCAGGCTCTCCGTTTGATTCATTTCATGCATGTTGGAAAACATCATCTTTGACAAATCCATCCACTGTAAGAAATGCAGAGGAATACAGCCAAATGCCCATCTTTTCAATCTGTGAAGATCTTTGCTTTCAAGAACCAACGTACCTTGGAGTCGCTTAAACATTGTGGTAAAGGCTGTAGATGGCAGAGAAAAGCTAggtatgaaagaaaaagcaagaattcTTTTAATTTAGTTTCTTGCTTTGTGGGGCTATGAAATCTCTACCTTTGGAAGAGCTGTCACTTGACTGCAGAGATGGAGGAAAATCATGTTTGTTATGATCAGAGGCTTGTTTGAACTTGCTCATTGCATGGGACAATTTACAGTAGACTTAGGAAGGGGGTGGTGATGTAATGATGGTAAGTTATAAATGATGCAAGGTGTTCGTACTAATACCAAGTTGTGTGAAAGTTGTGTTTCAGACCCCACATCCAGCTCCTGGAACTTTCCTGCACTTCTTCAGTACAGGAGTGGAGAGTCAGTTTGTACaaatattcaaaattttaaataactttCCTTCATACTCCTTCCACAGTTAACTCTTTCAAATTTCTGGCTGAAGGGAAACTTTCGAGTCAAACTGCTTTCTAACAGATTTGTATTGCAGGAGGATGTAGGTAGGGTTGATTTCTTATAAAAAGCCAGGCCCCGTAAAGTAGCAAGATAGTTTGTCTTTTTATAGCTATGGTTAGTGTTCTTGCATAGTTTGGGTTGAAACACAGGTTGTATGAGGCAGGTAAAAACTGTTCTGTAAACTCAGAAGTTATGCCGGTCTTGGCTTCAGTTACAAAAAATGATGACAGCTGCTGTGCATTTTCGTGCAGTGTATTTTCTTATCTGTGTTGTTTTAAGCTTCTATGAGGAACTTCTGTCCCATGGCATCTTGGAACCACTGACTGCACCCATTGAAGGAATGGTAGTGAAAGAAGGCTCTCACAATTACATGGCACCCCAGGGCACCTCCTCAGTTGTCGAGTATTATTTAAAACAGTCAGGTAATTTTTAGATGCcattgtatgaaatgaaagttttTAATTGTGTTTTTGACGGCATTCTTGAGCTGCTTTTCAAATTTAAATTTCCAATTAGGATGTTCAGGTTCTTTGTTTATGTATGCCTTGACGTTGCCTAAATGGATAAACGTGTCTGTAAGCTCTGTAAGTTTCCAAGTCCTGCAAGCACCTCACTGACTTCAGCTGCACTGCTGGCGTATAAAAATGTAGGTACAAGTCTAAGGTCTGTAGGATCAAGGACCAAGCTTACATTTACACTGTTCGTGTTAGTGTGTGAAAGTCAGATCTAACACAACTAGGACAGTCATAATTCAGTGGCAATGGGACTATACTGTGTTTGCATAGATGATTAAGAAGAAATTTGAGTTGTGTAAAACTTAAATAAAGTGagtgttttgatttttctcataAGTGTATAGTTAATTTAACAACGCTGTTTAACTGAGTAGCTGGGAACATTGTTGATGAGCTACATCCTGTGTTCAGTAGAAATGAATGCTTATACAGGATATAAATCTGCTGTGTTGAAAGTTCTTTAGAAGTTCCTTAGAAGAGACTAAGAAGATCATATGCTAGTTTAAACTGTGTAACTTCTGCATTTGGTGTAACATGGCAGAACTATGTTATAGTGTTTAGTGACTAGTTCAACTCTGGTTTGAAAAATAATGTTAGCTTTATGGACTGTCAAGCTTTACACTTTTCatgtgactgtttttttttttaattagttatttTTTAGACCTAATACAAATAATTATATGTGTTCCTATCTTCTGATATGTAAAATATGCTAAAATGGGCAACTTCTCTAACCACTCTTTTTCGACTCCTGGATGTGTGCTCTGATCACTTACCCTTTGCCACCTCCTGTGCTCATCTGATTTCATTCTGCATTGGTTCAGCTCACTAAATCTGCAGAAAACTAATCTGACAAAGAAAGCAGTTCATAGTTTTCCACCAGTTTATTGAGCTGAATCATGTCAGCGAGGAGTCAGATGAATACCAGTCCTAGCACAAGGAAGGGATGAGAATATTTCAGCTGATAAGGATCTGTTCTTTTAATGTCATATGCTGGCTGTTAAATTGATTCAGCTGGGAAACTTCTGTGCGTTTTTTCTGTCAAATTTACTATTACACGTGTTTAACATTTCCTTTTTTGAAGCAGGTGCGGATGTCTTCTATGAACATCACATAACTCAAATCTCTCTTCGAGATGGGAAATGGGAAGTCTCCAGGAAAATGGGATCGCCAGAACAGTTTGATATAGTTATTCTCACAATGCCTGTTCCGCAAATTCTTCAACTACAAGGTGACATTGTAAACAGTAAGTTCATATCTCAGAGCTGCAGGTATTTAACCTAAAATGACAATTTAGCATCTGATATGACAAAAAATCACTCAACAGTCTGAGCTGTCAGTTACTTTCCCCCAGAACAGAAAGAAGCTGAAAACAATAGGAGACAGGCAATTTCAAGATTGTGTATGTTGTGCATGAGCAGTAATACCTTGACAGCAAAAATCTCTAAAGAGTTTTTTTTCCATGAGACAGTTTTACATCTGGTCTTTTCTGTGTGCCTCAGAAACAGAACTAGTCTTACTGTAACTTGAAAATAGCTACGTTAGTTTTGGTATTTATTGAATCCATGGAGATCCTCAGCTGGTCGCCAGGTGGTGGTTTTCTTGTTGCTATCTCTTTCTCAAGATCTCTTGCTGATTTTCAGTGTTATCGTCAGTTTATTTGCAAAAGGAATAACCCAGGGGGTAAGACTTGAATAACATCTGTAgtgtggaaaacaaaaataactagGATATTTCATGAGACTAAAATCATATGAAGTAGAGGGGAGGAAAAGAGCCAGAGCAGAATTTTTTGGTCTCAAGTTTGTAAGATGAAAACTGCTCAGACCCTCCAGCTTTGCAGCAAGCAGTAGCTTGTTTGCTGTTTCTGGCTGCCCCCTGGGGGTTGTATTCCCCAAACACAATTAGATCTCAGTTATCCTTTGGTGTTTTCTCTGGGTAAACGTGTTAACAGTGCCGTGGAGTCTTAGAAAGAGCAGTTCCGTGCTGAGAAAAGAAGCGCAAGTTCAGGTCTGGACAAGTTTACTGGCTTAGGTGCAGCATCTTGGGTGTTGCTTCCAGGGCCAGCTTTGCGCTGAACATTTGCATGCTTTGTGAAGCTGATCTTGCTCAAGTAAGCTCTGTGCAAAGTCAGTGTCCATCTACAGTGTGCTCCCAGCATTGTGGTTGCTGGGAGGGCTTGTTAGCTGAGGTACAGCCATGCTTGTGAGCAAATTTGATGTATTTGCCATGAGACTTGATCTAACTTAAGGAATCCTTGCAGAAGGGGGACTGTGAGGATTGACAAGGCAAAGGTCTTGATGCGGGTCTACAGGAGATGACTCTGAGGGCTGATGCTGAGGAGAAGGCAGCAGACCCAGCCAGACCTGCGCTGACTCTGGCAGAAACGTATGAAGTACACTGGACTCTGGATGTATCGCCTCAGGTACAGCACTGTACAAGGACATACTGCATCTGGCTAATAACCTCTCTTTGAACTCACCGTGCTGGCAGCAGTGCAAGGGCACCCGCGTGGCTCTATATGAGTCAGTTTTGGTTTGACAGGGCTTATTACCTCCTCGCTACCAGCTCCTGAAGTAGACACTTTAATGTATTTGTGTTTTTTCCACTCTCTGGGCTAAAGCAGCTCTACCAGTGCTCTAAAGATGAAGAGCTGACTGTAATACTTTGCTCATTATTCTCTACTGTATCTTGGATTTTACTGTGTTTAAATATGTGAGTCTGCTTTGGATACTGTCTGTCTGTTAAAAGACATCGGAGCAGTAGGAGAGGGCAGTTAGAGTGAGCCTCCAGGGCCTATCTGAAGGTGTTTCACAGTAATCAGAAGCTGtatgagagaaaagaagagaagaaagtagggaaaaaaggagaaagatagATGGCAACAGGTCTTTGAGCTCCAGGACAGCATCTTAGGGTAGCAAAGGGAAAATTGATATCTGATCATGATAAGGAAGAGGAACATTTTTATTAGAGTCTCTTATTTTAAGCTTTATTATCTAAAGAGATAATTATCCCATAAGAACAGGACTTCTctgctttttattgttttgtataCACTATCATTTATCCTTTCTTTTACCATAGTTAAGTAATGGTATCCCCACTAAATTTTCTTGGGTAGATGAGTGTGCTCTTTTGCTTCATACTCTGAATCATATGAGCAGGGTAAATGTATAGACATCATTTTTATAATTATATATTTCCCTAGTATTTGGGTTTCAGTGGCCGCATGTGCATTATTCTGCCATATAAAGATATAATAAACCAATGTTAAAAGAATTGCCTGACTGGTTGCTAACTGAAGCATGGCTTCACAAGCTTTAGAAAGTAAGAGGAGAGTGATGTATAACAGATGAAAAGATGAGTGTTAGAGCATGCCCCTGTCCCCAAGGAGAGACATGATCCCTATTTTTGGTAGGCATATTATGACATTAACATAGAGTATTAAGTGCCTGGAGTTCACAGTTCATAGCAGATATGAAACCTCAATAGCCCAGGCTGTACAAGTGCTTTGGGACAGGCATAACTAGGTGGCAGTTTGATTCTTTACTAGTGCGATTAATGGGATAAATGACAGTGGTAGTGGGTCTGACCAGCGGCCCATCCTGTCCAGCATCCTTTCTGATGGTGGTCAACGGTAAATGTCTTTGGAAGAAAACAGAGTAAGTGTGTAGTAACGTTTTCTCAAAATATTCCCCTAGGTTCCACCAGTCTGCATATCAAGGCCTTCCTGAAGCAGAATTGATGTCTttaattctgttgtttttttctttttctttcttttttatttcctgagTTGCAATAACCTGTCTTTTCTCCATTAGTTGTGAAAGGAGATCAGGGAGGCCAAGCCAGGCACATGCACTTGAGTAGTGTGGGAAATGTTGTACATCCTTTTTTCAAAggaaagctgttttctttcaatACTTCTTCCCTAAAGAAATATCACATAGTGTCTCAGTTAGgaaaagcacatgcttaacttcaTAGTCCTGCAGAAGTTCAAGTTCCTTTGTGAAGCAGAACTGTTCTAATGAAAGTTTTTTCCACTTCTTGTTCAGTTTGAATGTGATAAATACCTTTACCTTCTTGATGTTCATCACCAAACCTGAAAACTTGTTCAGACCAACCTAAAAATAATACAGTAAGGTAAAAATATTTAACTCCTGTATAATTACATACTTGCTATCTGGGAGCTTACTCACACCATGTTACCTTCTGAGACTAGTGTCTAGAAGGATGTGTTCAGGGATTGAATAAATTCTTCACTTTATTAAAGCAGCAAGTGAAACATGTGAGAGCAGATAGACTGATTCAGTGGAACACTTACATATTTCTTGGCTTCCTCAAAAGAAGTTCTGATTTACATGAGTATGTAAAAcatgaaaattttgaaataaattcaaTTTAATACACATTTAATTCCCATGACATTTCAGTACATGGGGTAGTGGATGATGACTAGTGGATGGTGACATATGTACCTCATATGACTTCCTGGGTGTTTTGGGGCTCTTATCTTGGttgagaatgctttaaaaatattttaaagtaataaaaataaaaataaaactttgctaAACATATCAGAAACCCTTGGAAGCAGAAGACCTCTAATTGTGTACCAGCTGTGCATTTCTGCCTCCTCTTAAAAAGGTTTTCATGGCAAATTGTTTCTCCTGTGATAATGAAACCCTTTCATGTACAAAATGTGGGCAGGTCCCTTTCAGAAGATATACTTAAAGTAAACAGTTCATTTCACTTGCTCCTAAAGTGCTGGAACTGTTGGATGCATTCCTCACAATCTTTTTCTTGATCTTCTTTATAACTGCAGGATTGACTTCTATCTGAGGGAACCCAGAAAGGAATTTTGTCGTCTTCTTcttcccatctctctccctctctctaccTTAATTCTGTGGGAGACTAGTTTCTTTGCCTAATACAGACTTCAAACCCATTGTTAATTCTTCATCTGAAACAACAGGGTTGACTCCCTGTGCCATGAAGTTCCCTAACAGTGGAGCTCTTCTCTTCCTTATTGCTGTTTCTTTAGGCTAAGAGGTGGAAGGGGAGAACATAAGGGAGATTTTTCAAAGCCTAAATGAAGGGTAGATTTCCGATTCTTTTAGACTTACAAAGGGCCCGGATACCTCACTCTGTCTCTAATTCTCAGCCTTGTATTGGTTGTATATTGAAGAACTGAATTTTGATGACACAGAATGGGCATTTCTTGGATCCACCTCTTGAGATTTAAGATGCAACTTCATGATGAGGTTAAGCCTGCTTAAATATGGATAGCTCCTGAAAGTGATAGCCCTTTCCTCTCCACACTGACAGTGTCCTACTGTTGCCCTTCTGTCAGCACTAGTAAGATGGGTAGCCACGCTGTGATTCAGATCAGATCCCTGTTCTGACTCAAAACTGACTCTGATAGTGTAAATGAATATGTTGGTTTTCGCTTGGTTCTGCAAGCTGATCTGACTTGCTGTGTGACTACCTAATGGCTGGTGTTGCTAGCCCATGGATGTGCTGAGGCTGCCTCCTTGCACTTAAAGCGAGTCAGTTATCTCTGTGCTCTGATGGGCCAAACAAAGAGACAGAATTTGATGATTTCTACTGGGAAACACATTTGTACATTTCTAACGTACCAACTGGTAATTCCAGCTGCTGCTAAAAGGGGAGATCCCTGCTCCTGGTTGCATACTTCCCCCTTGCTGTCCCTCAGGATTGGAGAAACCactttgctgtgctgctgtgctcaTGCCACAGCTGAAGTAAAGGATGGTGTAAAAGGAAAGGGAGGACTTTCTCCTGGAAACAGCAGGCTGTGAAGTCAGCTCAAGTATCAGGTGTAACTCTGTCCTGAGACTGCAGGCAAGGGGCTTAAAGTGAAGGGAGGATTTAGAAGTGCATCCACCTTAATTGCTGATCTTGAAGGCCTTTATTATATAGAAGACAGACACTGAAGCCAAATGAAAGGTGTGCCTTGGTGGCCTCATGATAATATCCCAGTGACTGCTGAAGTAGTGGTGAGCTGTGTCAACACAAAGAGCTTTGGCCATTTCCCCAACAGTAAGCCCTCCTGTAAGCCCTGCTTTTTGACTGCAAACAGCTTTTACTTTACACCCTTCTATGCCTCAGTATACCATCTCTATTTTGACAACTTCCTAACTAGAGGCAGCCTGTTTAAAGGCCTTCCATATCCTTTACTGCTCTTTTCCTGTGTGAGGTTACTCTCAAATAGATGCCttttcacttcagtttttctccacaCTGGAGACTGAACAAAGGACCTGTGCCAGATCCCATTTTAGCCACTTAGGTATAATTGAATCTATCGGTTCAAAGCCAAGTGAAGTTTTAGATGGATTTTGATGGAGGCTTGTTAGCGTTAACGTATAGATAAAGGCTGCAAAATAAGTGATGCTGCATAGGAGCAGCTGTGTGGAGTAGATGAGGCTTTGATCCATTAGTAAGCATCAGAATTAGGCTTTGATATAAATGTGTGAAATGACCTGGGTTGGAGTTGAATGTTCAAATGACTGATCAGAAGTGATAAACTTCCTCCAAgtgatcacttcctccaggctcaagagcggtgcatccctatgagtaggaagtcaagcaaaggaggtaggagacctgcatggatgagcaaggagctcctggcaaaactcaaccagaagaaggaagtctacagaaagtggaaagtggaaagtggaaagggggacaggccacttgggatgaatataggaatgttgtcagaatatgcagggatgcgacgaggaaggctaaggcccgtttggaattaaatctggctagagatgtcaaggacagcaaaaagggcttcttcaaatacatcagtagcaagaggaagactagggaaaatgtgggccctttgctgaacggggtgggtgccctggtgacgaaggatgcagagaaggcagagttactgaatgccttctttgcttcagtctttactgctcaggccagccctcaggaaccccagatcctggaggcaagagagaaagtctggaggaaggaagactttcccttggtggaggaggagtgggttagagatcatttaagcaaacttgacacccacaaatccatgggccctgatgggatgcacccacgagtgctgagggagctggcggacattattgctaagccactctccatcatctttgaaaggtcatggagaacaggagaggtgcccgaggactggaagaaagccaatgtcaccccagtctttaaaaagggcaagaaggaggacccagggaactacaggccagtcagcctcacctccatccctggaaaggtgatggagcagctcatcctggaagccatctccacgcatgtggaggaaaagaaggtgatcaggagtagtcagcatggcttcaccaaggggaaatcatgcctaaccaatctgatagccttctatgatggaatgactggctgggtagatgaggggagagcagtggatgttgtctacctagacttcagcaaggcttttgacactgtctgccatagcatcctcatagacaagctcaggaagtgtgggttagatgagtggacagtgaggtggattgagaactggctgaatggcagagctcagagagttgtgctcagtggcacagagtctagttggaggcctgtagctagcggtgtcccccaggggtcagtcctgggtccagtcttgttcaacttcttcatcaatgacctggatgaaggcacagagtgcaccctcagcaagtttgctgacgatacaaaactgggaggagtggccgatacgccagagggctgtgctgccattcaaagagacttggacaggctggagaggtgggcagagaggaacctcatgaaattcaacaaagggaagtgcagggtcctgcacctggggaggaataaccccatgcagcagtacaggttgggggttgacctgctggaaagcagctctgctgaga from Apteryx mantelli isolate bAptMan1 chromosome 7, bAptMan1.hap1, whole genome shotgun sequence encodes the following:
- the RNLS gene encoding renalase isoform X1, producing MARVLVVGAGLTGSACAARLRGMAPGRLEVWDKARGAGGRMSTSRSARDAACTADLGAQYLTLETGRAGPRRSFYEELLSHGILEPLTAPIEGMVVKEGSHNYMAPQGTSSVVEYYLKQSAGADVFYEHHITQISLRDGKWEVSRKMGSPEQFDIVILTMPVPQILQLQGDIVNIINESQKHQLESVSYSSRYALGLFYEASTQIDVPWAAQYITDNPCIRFISIDNKKRNIESPEIGPSVVVHTSVTFGHDHLDSDPAEVQQLILNHLESIVPSLPKPASIKCQKWRYSQVTKAVPNCPGQMTLHTQPLLICGGDGFTHSNFDGCIDSAMSLVEAIKSHL
- the RNLS gene encoding renalase isoform X3 is translated as MARVLVVGAGLTGSACAARLRGMAPGRLEVWDKARGAGGRMSTSRSARDAACTADLGAQYLTLETGRAGPRRSFYEELLSHGILEPLTAPIEGMVVKEGSHNYMAPQGTSSVVEYYLKQSAGADVFYEHHITQISLRDGKWEVSRKMGSPEQFDIVILTMPVPQILQLQGDIVNKSPEIGPSVVVHTSVTFGHDHLDSDPAEVQQLILNHLESIVPSLPKPASIKCQKWRYSQVTKAVPNCPGQMTLHTQPLLICGGDGFTHSNFDGCIDSAMSLVEAIKSHL
- the RNLS gene encoding renalase isoform X2, giving the protein MARVLVVGAGLTGSACAARLRGMAPGRLEVWDKARGAGGRMSTSRSARDAACTADLGAQYLTLETGRAGPRRSFYEELLSHGILEPLTAPIEGMVVKEGSHNYMAPQGTSSVVEYYLKQSGADVFYEHHITQISLRDGKWEVSRKMGSPEQFDIVILTMPVPQILQLQGDIVNIINESQKHQLESVSYSSRYALGLFYEASTQIDVPWAAQYITDNPCIRFISIDNKKRNIESPEIGPSVVVHTSVTFGHDHLDSDPAEVQQLILNHLESIVPSLPKPASIKCQKWRYSQVTKAVPNCPGQMTLHTQPLLICGGDGFTHSNFDGCIDSAMSLVEAIKSHL